A genomic segment from Coccinella septempunctata chromosome 3, icCocSept1.1, whole genome shotgun sequence encodes:
- the LOC123309315 gene encoding queuine tRNA-ribosyltransferase catalytic subunit, translated as MSGKSKPLLFTVLSECKTSRARVSRMELPHGPVDTPVFMPVGTQGTLKGILPEQLEKLNLQILLANTYHLGTKPGVDILKKAGGLHKFMNWNRNLLTDSGGFQMVSLLKLAEITEEGVKFQSLNEQKAEVMLTPEHSIEIQNTIGADIMMQLDDVVKTTNPDKERIKLSVERTTRWLDRCLKAHKREDQSLFPIVQGTLYEDLREQSAKDLIQRDVHGYAIGGLSGGESKDDFWRMVLLSTNLLPKNKPRYLMGVGFATDLVVCCALGVDMFDCVFPTRTARFGCALVMNGQINLRISKYKNDYNPIDPDCECDTCKRYTRAYLHCIVTNIPVACHLVTIHNVHFQLRLMKGIRDSITSGTFPEFVADFMLKNYPDKNYPTWIKESLGAVNISLH; from the coding sequence ATGAGCGGTAAAAGTAAGCCCCTGCTTTTTACAGTCTTGTCGGAATGTAAAACGTCCAGGGCAAGAGTATCAAGGATGGAACTACCTCATGGCCCAGTGGACACGCCAGTTTTCATGCCTGTTGGCACTCAAGGTACCCTCAAAGGCATTCTTCCGGAACAGTTGGAAAAACTCAATCTTCAAATACTGCTTGCAAATACTTATCATTTAGGAACGAAGCCTGGCGTTGACATCCTCAAAAAAGCTGGGGGCTTACATAAATTCATGAACTGGAACAGAAACTTACTAACAGATTCTGGAGGATTTCAGATGGTATCGCTTTTGAAGTTGGCTGAAATCACAGAGGAAGGAGTGAAATTTCAGTCCTTGAATGAACAAAAAGCAGAAGTAATGCTTACTCCTGAACATtccattgaaattcaaaatacgATTGGAGCTGATATCATGATGCAACTCGATGATGTTGTTAAAACAACAAATCCTGATAAGGAAAGAATAAAATTATCTGTCGAAAGGACGACTAGGTGGTTGGATCGTTGTTTGAAAGCCCACAAAAGAGAAGATCAGAGTTTATTTCCAATTGTTCAAGGAACTTTGTATGAAGACTTACGAGAACAAAGTGCTAAAGATTTGATTCAGAGGGATGTACATGGATATGCTATAGGAGGTTTGAGCGGTGGCGAAAGCAAAGATGACTTCTGGAGGATGGTTTTATTATCCACCAATTTGTTGCCAAAGAATAAGCCAAGGTATTTAATGGGTGTAGGATTTGCAACGGATTTAGTTGTTTGTTGTGCTCTTGGGGTCGATATGTTCGATTGCGTGTTTCCAACCAGAACTGCCAGATTTGGTTGTGCCCTAGTTATGAATGGACAGATAAATTTGAGAATaagtaaatataaaaatgattatAATCCTATTGATCCAGATTGTGAATGCGATACTTGTAAAAGGTATACTAGGGCTTATCTGCATTGTATTGTTACTAATATACCTGTTGCTTGCCACTTAGTGACCATTCACAATGTGCACTTTCAGTTGAGGTTAATGAAAGGAATTCGAGATAGCATAACCAGTGGAACTTTTCCCGAGTTTGTTGCTGATTTCATGTTAAAAAATTACCCAGATAAAAATTATCCTACATGGATAAAGGAATCTTTGGGGGCTGTGAATATCAGTTTACactaa
- the LOC123309317 gene encoding protein FAM177B — protein sequence MTLIDPDEYKNSPEGDSNYSAIKLKTPKRVLHFCDGVLEEYSDDEVDCTPSQTVAAVDTGSLSWIPWTRYKLWSAGSTTFGYMETMGEYLAAFFGITTPKYYFELEEYKKRQAEEQQSQKLGWSKPGGNDIEFHNINVSQPTPASVV from the exons ATGACGTTAATCGACCCAGATGAGTATAAAAATTCACCAGAAGGAGATTCCAATTATTCCGCCATAAAATTGAAGACACCTAAGCGTGTACTACACTTTTGCGATGGGGTACTAGAAGAGTACAGTGATGATGAAGTCGATTGTACCCCTAGTCAAACTGTAGCTGCTGTCGATACT GGCTCATTATCTTGGATTCCATGGACACGATACAAATTATGGTCGGCTGGTTCTACAACATTTGGTTACATGGAAACAATGGGTGAATATTTAGCAGCCTTTTTTGGAATAACAACACCAAAGTACTACTTTGAACTTGAAGAATATAAGAAGAGGCAAGCGGAAGAGCAACAATCTCAGAAACTAGGGTGGTCCAAACCAGGTGGCAACGATATAGAATTTCATAACATCAATGTATCACAGCCAACACCAGCTTCAGTTGTatga
- the LOC123309316 gene encoding 40S ribosomal protein S2 — translation MADSAPAGGRGGFRGGFGGSRGRGGPRGRGRGRGRGRGRGKDDQKEWTPVTKLGRLVKEGKIQSLEQIYLFSLPIKEFEIIDFFIGSTLKDEVLKIMPVQKQTRAGQRTRFKAFVAIGDSNGHIGLGVKCSKEVATAIRGAIILAKLSVVPVRRGYWGNKIGKPHTVPCKVTGKCGSVTVRLIPAPRGTGIVSAPVPKKLLQMAGIEDCYTSARGSTGTLGNFAKATFAAIAKTYAYLTPDLWADMPLTKTPYQEYSDFLAITAKPKNAVPE, via the exons ATGGCGGATTCTGCTCCTGCCGGTGGACGTGGTGGATTTCGAGGTGGTTTTGGCGGTTCTCGCGGCCGTGGTGGCCCCAGGGGACGCGGTCGTGGACGCGGCAGAGGACGTGGACGTGGTAAGGACGACCAGAAAGAATGGACCCCTGTCACCAAACTGGGACGTCTAGTTAAAGAGGGAAAAATCCAAAGTCTTGAACAAATCTATCTGTTCTCTTTGCCCATCAAAGAATTCGAAATCATCGATTTCTTCATTGGTTCAACCCTTAAAGATGAG GTTCTCAAGATCATGCCTGTACAGAAGCAAACCCGTGCAGGTCAGCGTACCAGGTTTAAGGCCTTTGTAGCTATTGGAGACAGCAATGGGCACATTGGTTTGGGTGTGAAATGCAGCAAGGAAGTAGCAACTGCCATCCGTGGTGCTATCATCCTTGCCAAACTTTCTGTCGTACCAGTACGTAGAGGTTACTGGGGTAACAAGATCGGTAAACCCCACACAGTACCATGCAAG GTGACAGGCAAGTGCGGTAGTGTAACCGTGAGGCTGATTCCAGCACCAAGAGGTACTGGTATCGTTTCCGCCCCTGTACCCAAAAAGTTACTGCAGATGGCTGGTATTGAAGACTGCTACACCTCAGCTAGGGGCTCCACTGGTACATTGGGTAACTTTGCCAAGGCAACTTTCGCTGCCATCGCCAAGACTTACGCTTACTTGACGCCTGATTTGTGGGCAGATATGCCTTTAACTAAGACTCCCTACCAAGAGTACTCAGACTTTTTGGCCATAACTGCCAAACCTAAGAATGCTGTTCCCGAATGA
- the LOC123309850 gene encoding putative mediator of RNA polymerase II transcription subunit 26 yields MNTTGNETLERIQREIKENLEKEEEWKRDLERVSNNNMENNNSQSKNNNVPKVNGMLKRQVSETSDKRSFSSQNVNKFIQNVKVKGVMHRFLKSKGKLTASTPSLNGNLQPNGTVPDFTYQPPRVTSETGTLSRNGFVPAEVKMRNEVQEFQKREIELRKERRKSQPELMALLKLEDEDVTKDESYPEFSCSSSTSSASEMKSARSLADLCNTPEEDLDAPGTYNLIKQFENLKRIQ; encoded by the coding sequence ATGAATACCACGGGAAACGAAACTTTAGAGAGAATACAGAGGGAAATCAAGGaaaatttggagaaagaagAGGAATGGAAACGAGATTTGGAAAGAGTATCTAATAATAACATGGAGAATAACAATTCACAAAGTAAAAATAACAATGTTCCTAAAGTGAATGGTATGTTGAAAAGACAAGTTTCCGAAACTAGTGATAAGCGAAGTTTTTCATCTCAAAATGTGAATAAATTCATACAAAACGTGAAGGTTAAAGGTGTGATGCATAGATTCTTGAAATCTAAAGGAAAATTAACAGCCTCGACACCGTCACTCAATGGAAACCTTCAACCAAATGGTACTGTTCCTGATTTTACCTACCAGCCTCCAAGGGTGACCTCTGAAACTGGCACCCTCAGCCGAAATGGCTTTGTACCGGCAGAGgtgaaaatgagaaatgaaGTGCAGGAATTCCAGAAACGAGAAATAGAACTGAGAAAAGAAAGAAGGAAGTCTCAACCGGAATTGATGGCACTTTTGAAACTAGAGGATGAAGATGTAACCAAGGATGAAAGCTACCCTGAATTTTCATGTTCAAGTTCTACATCTTCAGCTTCGGAGATGAAATCAGCCAGATCATTGGCAGATCTGTGCAATACACCAGAGGAGGATTTAGATGCTCCTGGCACTTACAACCTGATAAAACAGTTTGAGAATCTTAAAAGAATACAGTAG